GGGTGAAGCCGACCTTCGCCAGCCGCTCCATGACCCGCGGGCGGGTGAAGGCCTCGCTGAGCAGGATCACCTCGGGGTTGGCGGCGCGCAGCTGTGGGATCACCCACTCCCAGAAGGTCAGGTGCTTGGTGTGCGGGTTGTCGACGCGGAAGACGCTGACCCCGTGGTCCATCCAGAACCGCATCACGTCGCACAGCGCCTCGAAGAGGTTGGCGCGGTCCTCGGTGTCGAAGTTGACGGGGTAGATGTCCTGGTACCGCTTCGGCGGGTTCTCCGCGTAGCGGATGGTGCCGTTGGAGCGGTGCCGGAACCACTGCGGGTGCTCGCGCACCCAGGGGTGGTCGGGGCTGCACTGCACCGCGAAGTCGAGGGCCACCTCGAGCCCGCAGCCGCGCGCCCGCTCGACGAAGGCGTCGAAGTCGCCGACGCTGCCGAGGTCGGGGTGGACGGCGGTGTGCCCGCCCTCGGCGGAGCCGATCGCCCAGGGGCTGCCGACGTCGCCGGGACCGGCCTCGAGGCTGTTGTTCGGCCCCTTGCGGAAGGTGGTGCCGATCGGATGGATGGGCGGCAGGTAGACGATGTCGAAGCCCATCTCGGCGATCGCCGGAAGCCGCTGGGCGGCGGTCGCGAAGGTGCCGCCGCGGGGCGGGGCGGCACCCTCCGAGCGGGGGAACATCTCGTACCAGGCCGAGAAGGCGCCCAGCGGCCGGT
Above is a genomic segment from Candidatus Dormiibacterota bacterium containing:
- a CDS encoding maltotransferase domain-containing protein; this encodes MAGSSSEYRVIIEAVRPTVECGRFPAKAAAGQPLEVSADIFADGHDQLMAVVRHGPPPRGRAAAKREEVDLEPVGNDHWRGLIVPGKPGPWEFEVVGLADGFGTWARDLRIRIEAGQDVTVELEDGARIVDGRLRKGLPAADRSALLRLAAALRAGSVSARLAAATSPQALALMRRTADRATASVAGPFGLWVDRPLGAFSAWYEMFPRSEGAAPPRGGTFATAAQRLPAIAEMGFDIVYLPPIHPIGTTFRKGPNNSLEAGPGDVGSPWAIGSAEGGHTAVHPDLGSVGDFDAFVERARGCGLEVALDFAVQCSPDHPWVREHPQWFRHRSNGTIRYAENPPKRYQDIYPVNFDTEDRANLFEALCDVMRFWMDHGVSVFRVDNPHTKHLTFWEWVIPQLRAANPEVILLSEAFTRPRVMERLAKVGFT